The following are from one region of the Natronosporangium hydrolyticum genome:
- the lepB gene encoding signal peptidase I, with amino-acid sequence MDEQPTEEQPQQRRGSFWRELPILLGVAIVVAILVRAFVLQTFYIPSGSMQNTLDLYDRVLVNKLVYHVRDPARGEIVVFRAPTQWSPSGDDFIKRVIAVGGDEVVCCDDQQRLIINGHSLDEPYLYSRDGVTDAAAIPEFSVVVPEGRLWLLGDHRSSSGDSMDHYQRSGGDAMVATVSEDAVVGRAFVLFWPFDRAEWLSVPDTFEPVPGSG; translated from the coding sequence ATAGACGAACAGCCGACTGAGGAGCAGCCGCAGCAGCGGCGAGGTTCGTTCTGGCGGGAGCTGCCGATCCTGCTCGGTGTGGCGATCGTGGTGGCGATCCTGGTCCGAGCGTTCGTGCTGCAGACCTTCTACATTCCCTCCGGGTCGATGCAGAACACGCTGGATCTCTACGACCGGGTGCTCGTCAATAAGCTCGTCTACCACGTGCGTGACCCTGCCCGCGGGGAGATCGTGGTCTTCCGTGCGCCGACGCAGTGGAGCCCGAGCGGTGACGACTTCATCAAGCGCGTGATCGCGGTCGGCGGCGACGAGGTTGTCTGCTGCGACGACCAGCAACGCCTGATCATCAACGGTCACTCGCTCGACGAACCGTACCTGTACTCTCGCGATGGCGTCACCGACGCCGCGGCGATCCCGGAGTTCTCGGTGGTCGTCCCGGAGGGCAGACTGTGGTTGCTGGGTGACCATCGCAGCTCCTCCGGCGACTCGATGGACCACTATCAGCGCTCCGGGGGCGATGCGATGGTGGCGACGGTCAGTGAGGATGCCGTGGTCGGGCGGGCATTTGTGCTCTTCTGGCCGTTCGATCGAGCCGAGTGGCTGTCGGTGCCGGATACCTTTGAACCGGTCCCCGGCAGCGGCTGA
- the lepB gene encoding signal peptidase I — translation MPLWQELPLLLVIALCLAVLVRTFLLQAFYIPSGSMEETLVAGDRVLVNKVVYHFREPARGEVVVFQGTDAWEPIGGQDDDIGLFARGSRAIGDLVGVTRPGASDYIKRVIGLPGDTVSCCDVDGRVFVNGQPLNEEYVIRDSPLDDVPLGDCRGRRFDEVVVQPGHMFVMGDHRQVSQDSRCQGQIPLDNVIGRAFIIVWPSDRWTGLSQPDTFGAAPAALGTTTEPSPAAADAGAGAQPAAQALGVAGLLGASMPVFRRSFRGDSPSLRRRVRPIRRRLAA, via the coding sequence CTGCCGCTCTGGCAGGAGCTGCCGCTGTTACTGGTGATCGCCCTGTGCCTGGCCGTCCTGGTCCGCACCTTCCTCTTGCAGGCGTTCTACATCCCCTCCGGCTCGATGGAGGAGACCCTGGTCGCGGGCGACCGGGTGCTGGTCAACAAGGTCGTCTACCACTTCCGGGAGCCGGCGCGGGGGGAGGTGGTGGTGTTCCAGGGCACCGACGCCTGGGAGCCGATCGGCGGTCAGGACGACGACATCGGGCTTTTCGCTCGGGGGAGCCGTGCGATCGGTGACCTGGTGGGGGTAACTCGCCCCGGGGCCAGCGACTACATCAAGCGCGTCATCGGCCTGCCCGGTGACACGGTGTCCTGCTGCGACGTGGACGGGCGGGTCTTTGTCAACGGGCAACCCCTCAATGAGGAGTACGTGATCCGGGACTCGCCGCTCGACGACGTACCGCTGGGTGACTGTCGGGGGCGACGCTTCGATGAGGTGGTGGTGCAGCCCGGTCACATGTTCGTGATGGGTGACCATCGGCAGGTTTCGCAGGACTCCCGCTGTCAGGGCCAGATTCCACTGGACAATGTGATCGGTAGGGCGTTCATCATCGTGTGGCCGAGCGACCGGTGGACCGGGCTGTCGCAGCCGGACACCTTCGGGGCCGCGCCGGCCGCTCTGGGCACGACGACCGAGCCGTCGCCGGCCGCGGCCGATGCCGGCGCCGGAGCCCAGCCGGCGGCGCAGGCGCTCGGCGTGGCCGGGTTGCTCGGCGCGTCGATGCCGGTGTTCCGTCGCTCTTTTCGGGGGGACTCGCCGAGTTTGCGGCGCCGTGTCCGGCCGATTCGACGTAGGCTCGCGGCGTGA
- the rplS gene encoding 50S ribosomal protein L19: MNTLDALDAQSQRADIPEFRAGDTLKVHARVVEGNRSRIQVFQGVVIRRQGSGIRETFTIRKISFGVGVERTYPVHSPVLDRIEMVTRGDVRRAKLYYLRELRGKKAKIKELREKQPA; encoded by the coding sequence ATGAACACGTTGGACGCGCTGGACGCCCAGTCGCAGCGAGCTGACATCCCGGAATTCCGCGCCGGTGACACGCTCAAGGTGCACGCGCGGGTGGTCGAGGGGAACCGGTCCCGGATCCAGGTCTTCCAGGGCGTGGTGATCCGCCGGCAGGGCTCGGGCATTCGGGAGACCTTCACCATCCGGAAGATCAGCTTCGGGGTCGGTGTGGAGCGGACCTACCCGGTGCACAGCCCGGTGCTGGACCGGATCGAGATGGTTACCCGGGGTGATGTCCGCCGGGCGAAGCTCTACTACCTGCGGGAGCTGCGCGGCAAGAAGGCGAAGATCAAGGAGCTGCGCGAGAAGCAGCCGGCCTGA
- the trmD gene encoding tRNA (guanosine(37)-N1)-methyltransferase TrmD, with protein MRIDIVSIFPDYLAPLGLSLVGRAQQSGAVTVAVHDLRQWTHDVHRTVDDSPYGGGPGMVMRPEPWGEALDALAEPGSRLLVPTPAGERFSQRMAQRLAGEERLIVACGRYEGIDQRVIDHAAGRMSVTEVSLGDYVLFGGEVAALVILEAVVRLLPGVLGNADSLVEESHSSGLLEAPLYTKPASWRGLAVPEVLRSGDHARIARWRREQALLRTATHRPDLLAELPADALDPRDREVLAGAGVTPPHSGMAE; from the coding sequence ATGCGGATCGACATTGTCAGCATATTTCCTGACTACCTGGCTCCGTTGGGGCTGTCGTTGGTTGGTCGGGCGCAGCAGAGCGGTGCGGTCACCGTCGCCGTTCATGATCTTCGGCAGTGGACTCATGATGTCCATCGCACGGTGGACGACTCCCCGTACGGCGGCGGACCGGGCATGGTGATGCGACCGGAGCCGTGGGGTGAGGCGCTGGACGCGCTCGCGGAGCCGGGCAGCCGCCTGTTGGTGCCCACTCCGGCCGGGGAGCGGTTCAGCCAGCGCATGGCGCAGCGGTTGGCGGGTGAGGAGCGGCTGATCGTTGCCTGCGGCCGCTACGAAGGGATCGATCAGCGGGTGATCGACCATGCGGCCGGCCGGATGTCGGTGACCGAAGTCTCGCTGGGCGACTATGTGCTCTTCGGCGGCGAGGTGGCGGCGTTGGTGATCCTGGAGGCGGTGGTCCGACTGCTGCCCGGGGTGCTCGGCAACGCCGACTCGCTGGTTGAGGAGTCTCACAGCAGCGGTCTGCTTGAGGCGCCGCTGTACACTAAACCGGCGAGCTGGCGGGGCTTGGCCGTGCCAGAGGTGCTGCGCAGCGGGGATCATGCCCGGATTGCCCGGTGGCGGCGTGAGCAGGCGCTGTTGCGGACGGCTACTCACCGGCCGGATCTGCTTGCGGAGCTACCGGCGGATGCGCTCGATCCGCGGGACCGGGAAGTGCTCGCGGGGGCCGGCGTGACGCCGCCCCACAGCGGTATGGCAGAGTAG
- the rimM gene encoding ribosome maturation factor RimM (Essential for efficient processing of 16S rRNA): MLTIGRIVRPHGVRGEVVVEVATDEPTQRYAVGAVLGAKPPTDTVVAPATLRVAGARPHQGRLIVAFEGVADRDAAERLRGVLLRVESGELPAPVDPEEFLDHQLEGLAVVTVAGESVGTVLRVDHAPAADLLVVSRPAGGTALVPFVTAIVPEVDLDGGRLVVDPPAGLLEL, encoded by the coding sequence CTGTTGACGATCGGTCGGATCGTCCGGCCGCATGGGGTGCGGGGCGAGGTGGTGGTCGAGGTGGCCACCGACGAGCCCACCCAGCGGTACGCAGTCGGGGCGGTGCTGGGCGCCAAGCCCCCTACTGACACTGTCGTTGCCCCGGCCACCCTCCGGGTGGCTGGGGCGCGCCCGCATCAGGGTCGGCTGATCGTGGCCTTCGAGGGGGTCGCCGACCGCGATGCGGCCGAGCGGCTGCGGGGCGTGTTGCTGCGGGTGGAGAGCGGCGAGCTGCCCGCTCCGGTGGACCCGGAGGAGTTCCTCGATCATCAGCTGGAAGGTCTGGCGGTGGTGACGGTGGCGGGCGAGTCGGTAGGCACGGTGCTTCGGGTGGACCATGCTCCCGCCGCCGACCTGCTGGTGGTATCCCGCCCTGCCGGCGGCACGGCGTTGGTGCCGTTCGTGACCGCAATCGTGCCCGAGGTGGATCTGGACGGCGGGCGGCTGGTGGTGGACCCACCGGCTGGCCTGCTGGAGCTGTGA
- a CDS encoding RNA-binding protein, giving the protein MALKPALEHLVKGIVENPDDVRVRMVDNRRGKRLEVRVHPSDLGTVIGRNGRTAKALRQVISSVGGKAVRVEIIDSY; this is encoded by the coding sequence GTGGCGCTGAAGCCTGCGTTGGAGCATTTGGTCAAAGGCATCGTGGAGAATCCAGACGATGTCCGGGTTCGGATGGTGGACAACCGGCGCGGCAAGCGCCTGGAGGTCCGGGTCCACCCGTCCGACCTGGGTACGGTGATCGGGCGTAACGGCCGTACCGCCAAGGCCCTCCGCCAGGTGATCTCGTCGGTCGGCGGCAAGGCGGTACGGGTCGAGATCATCGACTCCTACTGA
- the rpsP gene encoding 30S ribosomal protein S16 — protein MAVRIRLLRMGKIRNPQYRIVVADSRVKRDGKAIENIGIYHPKEHPSRIEVNSERVQYWLSVGAQPSEPVQAILRKTGDWQKFKGEPPPEQPLLVAAPKVDRQAIYEAEAKAAAGLAEQPGKGEATTAAKKSAKKGAKKAEPKAEGGESASAEASTETAGAEPAEKAEASAKAAEADSGEQG, from the coding sequence GTGGCCGTACGAATCCGGCTTCTGCGGATGGGTAAGATCCGCAACCCGCAGTACCGCATCGTCGTGGCGGACTCGCGCGTCAAGCGCGACGGCAAGGCGATCGAGAACATCGGCATCTATCACCCGAAGGAGCACCCGTCGCGGATCGAGGTCAACTCGGAGCGGGTGCAGTACTGGCTCTCGGTGGGTGCTCAGCCCAGCGAGCCGGTCCAGGCGATCCTGCGCAAGACCGGCGACTGGCAGAAGTTCAAGGGCGAGCCGCCGCCGGAGCAGCCGCTGCTGGTAGCCGCCCCGAAGGTGGACCGCCAGGCGATCTACGAGGCCGAGGCGAAGGCTGCGGCCGGCCTGGCCGAGCAGCCGGGCAAGGGCGAGGCCACCACGGCGGCGAAGAAGTCCGCTAAGAAGGGCGCCAAGAAGGCCGAACCGAAGGCCGAGGGCGGCGAGTCCGCCAGCGCCGAAGCGTCGACCGAGACCGCTGGTGCGGAGCCGGCGGAGAAGGCGGAAGCGAGTGCGAAGGCAGCCGAGGCAGACTCCGGTGAGCAGGGCTGA
- a CDS encoding DUF402 domain-containing protein, whose translation MLKPGEPVIRRYHKRGEQLSVVKFCRVVSDDERGLLLWLAEGSPLRWLRAADGRGLRDMPFAEWLTVPKQLVARRWTDTGVLILLPPDAAHSVWWFYRGPGGGFSQWYINLEQPAVRWSDGELVGVDTVDYDLDIVVMSDRSWCWKDEHELAERIAFPEHYWVSDPVAVRAEGERLAALAEAGGFPFDGTFCDFRPDPGWSVPAELPAGWDRPRAWS comes from the coding sequence GTGTTGAAGCCCGGCGAACCGGTGATCCGGCGGTACCACAAGCGCGGCGAGCAGCTCTCGGTGGTGAAGTTCTGCCGGGTGGTGAGCGACGACGAGCGAGGGCTGCTGCTCTGGCTGGCGGAGGGCAGCCCGCTGCGCTGGCTACGGGCCGCCGACGGGCGCGGCCTGCGGGATATGCCGTTCGCTGAGTGGCTCACCGTGCCGAAGCAGCTGGTGGCCCGCCGGTGGACCGACACCGGGGTGCTCATCCTGCTGCCGCCGGACGCCGCGCACTCGGTCTGGTGGTTCTACCGCGGCCCCGGCGGCGGCTTCTCACAGTGGTACATCAACCTGGAGCAGCCAGCGGTACGGTGGTCCGACGGCGAGCTGGTCGGGGTGGACACGGTCGACTATGACCTGGACATCGTGGTGATGTCGGACCGGAGCTGGTGCTGGAAAGATGAGCACGAGCTGGCGGAGCGGATCGCCTTTCCGGAGCACTACTGGGTCTCCGATCCGGTGGCGGTGCGGGCGGAGGGGGAGCGGCTCGCCGCCCTAGCGGAGGCTGGTGGCTTCCCCTTCGACGGGACCTTCTGCGACTTTCGTCCCGACCCGGGCTGGTCGGTGCCGGCCGAGCTGCCCGCCGGGTGGGACCGGCCAAGGGCCTGGTCGTAG
- the proS gene encoding proline--tRNA ligase translates to MARVLTPRTEDYPRWYQDVIAKAQLAENGPVRGTMVIRPTGYALWERMQAELDSRIKAAGAENAYFPLFIPEAYLTREAEHVEGFSPELAVVTHAGGKQLAEPVVVRPTSETVIGESMAKWVSSYRDLPLLLNQWANVVRWELRPRVFLRTSEFLWQEGHTAHATEADARAYARKILHETYEDFMVNVLAIPVVVGRKTAAERFAGGTNTLTLEAMTGDGKALQMGTSHELGQNFARAFDISYSSAAGTVEHAWTTSWGVSTRMLGGLIMCHGDDQGLRVPPRLAPIQAYVMVVKDGDGVREAATKLRDALRDAGVRVALDDRVETPFGRRAVDAELKGYPVRVEVGPRDLADGNAVVVRRRDGGKTPTPVADVVGAVRAALDADQQALYDEATAFRESRTTEVATLAEAIEAAAEGWVRVPWSAVGEAGEAKANQSAVSVRCLLRADGSVPDAEDEPDLYAILARSY, encoded by the coding sequence ATGGCACGTGTGCTCACTCCCCGCACCGAGGATTACCCGCGCTGGTATCAGGACGTGATCGCCAAGGCGCAGCTGGCCGAGAACGGCCCGGTACGCGGCACGATGGTGATCCGACCGACCGGCTATGCGCTCTGGGAACGGATGCAGGCAGAGCTCGACTCCCGGATCAAGGCGGCCGGCGCCGAGAACGCCTACTTCCCACTCTTCATCCCGGAGGCGTACCTGACCCGGGAGGCGGAGCACGTCGAGGGTTTCTCGCCGGAGTTGGCGGTGGTCACCCACGCCGGCGGCAAGCAGCTCGCCGAGCCGGTGGTGGTCCGCCCCACCAGCGAGACCGTGATCGGCGAGTCGATGGCGAAGTGGGTCAGCTCCTATCGGGACCTGCCGCTGCTGCTCAACCAGTGGGCCAATGTGGTGCGCTGGGAGCTGCGACCGCGGGTGTTCCTGCGGACCAGCGAGTTCCTGTGGCAGGAGGGGCACACCGCCCACGCTACCGAGGCCGACGCCCGCGCGTACGCCCGGAAGATCCTGCACGAGACGTACGAGGACTTTATGGTCAACGTGCTGGCGATCCCGGTGGTGGTCGGGCGCAAGACCGCCGCGGAGCGCTTCGCCGGGGGCACCAACACGCTCACGCTGGAGGCGATGACCGGCGACGGCAAGGCCTTGCAGATGGGCACCTCGCATGAGCTGGGGCAGAACTTCGCCCGCGCGTTCGACATCAGCTACTCGTCGGCGGCCGGCACGGTGGAGCACGCGTGGACCACCTCGTGGGGGGTCTCCACCCGGATGCTCGGTGGGTTGATCATGTGCCACGGCGACGACCAGGGGTTGCGGGTGCCGCCGCGGTTGGCCCCCATCCAGGCGTACGTGATGGTGGTCAAGGACGGCGACGGCGTGCGGGAGGCGGCGACCAAGCTGCGCGACGCGCTCCGCGACGCCGGGGTGCGGGTGGCGCTCGATGATCGGGTGGAGACCCCGTTCGGCCGGCGGGCGGTCGACGCCGAGCTGAAGGGTTACCCGGTGCGGGTCGAGGTCGGTCCGCGGGATCTGGCCGACGGTAACGCGGTGGTGGTGCGGCGGCGTGATGGCGGCAAGACCCCGACCCCGGTAGCGGACGTGGTGGGCGCGGTCCGGGCCGCGCTCGACGCTGATCAGCAGGCGCTCTACGACGAGGCGACTGCGTTCCGGGAGTCGCGCACCACCGAGGTCGCCACCCTGGCCGAGGCGATCGAGGCGGCGGCCGAGGGCTGGGTGCGGGTGCCGTGGTCGGCCGTGGGCGAGGCCGGCGAGGCGAAGGCCAACCAGTCCGCGGTGAGCGTCCGGTGTCTGCTGCGCGCGGATGGTTCGGTGCCCGACGCCGAGGACGAGCCCGACCTCTACGCCATCCTCGCCCGCTCCTACTAA
- a CDS encoding amidohydrolase family protein, whose translation MALHVRGVLLPEDEVTDLWLVGDRVSREPVPGAETVLDGGFILPGLVDAHCHIGIARGARPITSLAEARELALQDRDAGVLALRDAGSPLPYPELDDDPELPRLARAGRHVAPIKRYLRDVGVEVPAEQVAAAVTEQAAAGNGWVKLVGDWIDRDRGDLAPGWDEETLAGAVAAAHAAGVRITAHTFSEEAVATLVRAGIDCIEHGTGLSEDLIDEMARRGTALVPTMINIETFESIAATAESKFPGYAAHMRALQQRFPAVVRAAVAAGVPVYAGTDAGGGISHGLIAEELLRLHQRAGMPAEQVLRAASWGAREWLGFPGLRHGGLADLVGYEADPRTDLAVVRQPRRIILRGRVVR comes from the coding sequence ATGGCGCTGCACGTACGCGGGGTGCTGCTCCCCGAGGACGAGGTGACCGACCTGTGGCTGGTCGGTGACCGGGTCAGCCGGGAGCCGGTGCCCGGGGCCGAGACTGTGTTGGACGGCGGGTTCATCCTGCCGGGGCTGGTCGACGCCCACTGCCACATCGGCATCGCCCGCGGCGCCCGGCCGATCACCAGCCTGGCCGAGGCGCGGGAGTTGGCGTTGCAGGACCGGGATGCCGGAGTGCTCGCGTTGCGCGACGCCGGCTCCCCGCTGCCGTATCCGGAGCTGGATGACGATCCGGAGTTGCCGCGGCTGGCCCGGGCCGGCCGCCACGTCGCTCCGATCAAGCGGTACCTGCGCGACGTGGGGGTCGAGGTGCCGGCCGAACAGGTGGCGGCGGCCGTGACCGAGCAGGCGGCGGCCGGCAACGGCTGGGTGAAGCTGGTCGGCGACTGGATCGACCGGGACCGCGGCGATCTGGCGCCGGGGTGGGACGAGGAGACGCTGGCCGGGGCGGTCGCCGCCGCCCACGCCGCCGGGGTGCGGATCACCGCGCACACCTTCTCGGAGGAGGCGGTGGCGACGCTGGTCCGGGCCGGGATCGACTGCATCGAGCACGGAACCGGCCTCTCCGAGGACCTGATCGATGAGATGGCCCGGCGGGGGACCGCACTGGTTCCAACGATGATCAACATCGAGACCTTCGAGTCGATCGCCGCCACGGCGGAGTCGAAGTTCCCCGGGTACGCGGCGCACATGCGGGCGTTGCAGCAACGGTTCCCGGCGGTGGTGCGCGCCGCCGTCGCGGCCGGGGTGCCGGTCTACGCCGGCACCGACGCTGGCGGCGGCATCTCCCACGGGCTGATCGCCGAGGAGCTGCTGCGGTTGCACCAGCGGGCGGGGATGCCGGCGGAGCAGGTGCTGCGGGCGGCCTCATGGGGGGCCCGCGAGTGGCTCGGGTTCCCGGGTCTGCGCCACGGCGGCCTGGCGGATCTGGTCGGCTACGAGGCGGATCCGCGTACCGATCTGGCGGTGGTGCGGCAGCCACGCCGGATCATCCTGCGCGGTCGCGTGGTTCGCTGA
- a CDS encoding AAA family ATPase, protein MPTADYRSHVAGFFDSEVPKHSLGLVYGRRRIGKSTLLEGLAHDRGGFVWEATRTESAIQLTRLGEQLGSHLGVGRLALENWEEAFRQLLALGRDRSVPVVLDEFGHVLEADPSVDSIVAAALGPAGQRSNAGRSRLVLCGSAIAMMSALTAGEAPLRGRAGMELVMQPHDFRAAAEWLGSASAPDLAAGVYAVIGGVIGYATDMVDFDLPDSRADFTRWVAARVLSPAATLHHEATTLLAEDPTLAGASPVLHHGILGAIANGAVSAGKIAKKLGRSVSNLDPALRRLIAAGFVIRHTDPIRAQRPTYTLADPFLQFHYAVLEPHGPLLRERDPHEAWEERLSAVFGSRVRGPVFEEQARSWVRRYADPAVLGGFADHVGPSTAVVDGVERQLDVVVAADGAGALPSERSVLALGEAKAGETVGTGRLTELERARAALGGRAAHARLLLFAPAFTDELRAAAGRRADVELVDLARLYQGD, encoded by the coding sequence ATGCCGACCGCCGACTATCGCAGCCACGTCGCCGGGTTCTTCGATTCCGAGGTGCCGAAGCACTCGTTGGGGCTGGTCTACGGTCGCCGCCGGATCGGGAAGTCCACCCTGCTGGAGGGGCTCGCACACGATCGTGGTGGCTTCGTCTGGGAGGCCACCCGGACCGAGTCGGCGATCCAGCTCACCCGGCTCGGTGAGCAGCTCGGTTCCCATCTCGGAGTGGGCCGGCTGGCGCTGGAGAACTGGGAGGAGGCGTTCCGGCAATTGCTGGCCCTCGGGCGGGACCGTTCGGTGCCGGTGGTGCTGGATGAGTTCGGGCATGTACTGGAGGCCGACCCTTCGGTGGACTCGATCGTCGCTGCCGCCCTCGGCCCCGCTGGCCAGCGCAGCAATGCTGGCCGCTCCCGGTTGGTCCTGTGCGGCTCCGCGATCGCGATGATGTCTGCGTTGACGGCGGGTGAGGCGCCGCTGCGGGGTCGGGCGGGGATGGAGCTCGTGATGCAGCCGCACGATTTCCGGGCCGCCGCCGAGTGGCTGGGGTCGGCATCCGCCCCGGATCTCGCCGCCGGGGTCTACGCCGTCATCGGGGGTGTGATCGGTTACGCCACTGACATGGTCGACTTCGATCTGCCTGATTCGCGAGCCGACTTTACGCGGTGGGTGGCGGCTCGGGTGCTCTCTCCCGCAGCGACTCTGCATCATGAAGCGACCACTCTGTTGGCTGAGGACCCGACGCTCGCCGGCGCCAGTCCGGTTCTCCATCACGGCATCCTGGGGGCGATCGCGAATGGGGCAGTCAGCGCTGGCAAGATCGCAAAGAAGCTGGGGCGGTCGGTCTCCAATCTCGACCCGGCGCTGCGTCGGCTGATCGCCGCCGGTTTCGTGATTCGGCACACTGACCCGATCCGGGCGCAACGGCCCACGTACACCTTGGCCGACCCGTTCTTGCAGTTCCACTACGCGGTGCTGGAGCCCCACGGTCCCTTGCTGCGGGAGCGGGATCCCCACGAGGCGTGGGAGGAGCGACTCAGCGCGGTCTTCGGCTCGCGGGTCCGCGGCCCGGTCTTCGAGGAACAGGCGAGGTCCTGGGTGCGTCGTTACGCCGACCCGGCCGTGCTGGGCGGGTTCGCCGACCACGTCGGGCCGTCGACTGCGGTGGTCGACGGCGTGGAGCGGCAGTTGGACGTGGTCGTCGCCGCGGATGGGGCCGGCGCGCTACCCAGCGAACGGAGCGTGCTCGCCCTCGGTGAAGCGAAGGCGGGCGAGACGGTCGGGACCGGTCGGTTGACCGAGTTGGAGCGGGCCCGCGCGGCGCTCGGCGGCCGCGCCGCCCATGCCCGGCTCCTGCTCTTCGCGCCCGCCTTCACCGATGAGCTGCGGGCGGCCGCGGGCCGGCGCGCCGACGTCGAACTGGTCGACCTGGCCCGGCTCTATCAGGGCGACTGA
- the ffh gene encoding signal recognition particle protein produces MFATLSDRLTGILTKLRSKGRLTDADIDAAAREIRLALLEADVALPVVRVFINAVKERARGAEVSQALNPGQQVIKIVHEELIGILGGEARRLQFAKQPPTVIMLAGLQGSGKTTLAGKLGRWLREQGHQPLLVAADLQRPNAVNQLQVLGERANLEVYAPQPGNGVGDPVQVARDALDHARRQARDIVIVDTAGRLGVDAEMMAQAAAIRDATSPDETLFVIDAMVGQDAVTTAEAFRDGVGITGVVLAKLDGDARGGAALSVRHVTGQPILFASTGEKLDDFDVFHPDRLAGRILGMGDQLTLIEKAEQAFEEDQKERMSAKLFGGEQLTLDDFLEQLQAVRKMGPIANVLGMVPGMAQMKDQLAEVDDSQLDRVTAMIRSMTPAERANPKIINGSRRARIAAGSGRTVTELNQLLSRFADAQKMMKQMGGMFGMPGMGGRKATKSPKNKRKQKQQKGGGRSKVGGARGGGAPRGAGGTPQLPPGMPPGGASGGDDFTPPKLDFNKLGKGKPEQRGG; encoded by the coding sequence GTGTTTGCCACCTTGAGTGACCGGCTGACCGGGATCCTCACCAAGCTCCGCAGCAAGGGGCGACTCACCGACGCCGACATCGACGCCGCCGCCCGGGAGATCCGGCTCGCGCTGCTGGAGGCCGATGTCGCGCTACCGGTGGTCCGGGTGTTCATCAATGCGGTCAAGGAACGGGCGCGCGGCGCGGAGGTCTCGCAGGCGCTCAACCCGGGCCAACAGGTCATCAAGATCGTCCACGAAGAGCTGATCGGCATCCTCGGCGGGGAGGCGCGGCGGCTCCAGTTCGCCAAGCAGCCCCCCACCGTGATCATGCTGGCCGGCCTGCAGGGCTCCGGTAAGACGACCCTCGCCGGCAAGCTCGGCCGCTGGCTGCGGGAGCAGGGGCACCAGCCGTTGCTGGTCGCCGCGGACCTGCAACGGCCGAACGCCGTGAACCAGCTGCAGGTGCTGGGAGAGCGAGCAAACCTTGAGGTGTATGCGCCACAGCCCGGCAATGGCGTCGGCGACCCGGTGCAGGTCGCCCGGGATGCCCTCGACCACGCCCGGCGGCAGGCCCGCGACATTGTGATCGTCGACACGGCCGGCCGGCTCGGTGTCGACGCGGAGATGATGGCGCAGGCCGCCGCGATCCGGGACGCCACCTCGCCCGACGAAACCCTCTTCGTCATCGACGCGATGGTCGGGCAGGACGCGGTGACCACCGCCGAGGCGTTCCGGGATGGGGTCGGGATCACCGGTGTGGTGCTCGCGAAGCTCGACGGTGACGCCCGCGGCGGCGCGGCGCTCTCGGTTCGGCACGTCACCGGGCAGCCGATCTTGTTCGCCTCCACCGGCGAGAAGCTTGACGATTTCGACGTGTTCCACCCCGACCGGCTGGCGGGTCGGATTCTCGGCATGGGTGACCAGCTGACCCTGATCGAGAAGGCTGAGCAGGCGTTCGAGGAGGACCAAAAAGAGCGGATGAGCGCCAAGCTGTTCGGCGGCGAACAGCTGACGCTCGACGACTTCCTTGAGCAACTGCAGGCGGTCCGCAAGATGGGGCCGATCGCCAACGTGCTCGGCATGGTGCCGGGCATGGCCCAGATGAAGGACCAGCTGGCGGAGGTCGACGACTCCCAGCTGGACCGGGTCACCGCTATGATCCGCTCGATGACCCCGGCGGAGCGCGCCAACCCTAAGATCATCAATGGTTCGCGGCGGGCTCGGATCGCTGCCGGCTCCGGGCGGACGGTCACCGAGCTCAACCAGCTGCTGAGTCGATTCGCCGACGCCCAGAAGATGATGAAGCAGATGGGCGGCATGTTCGGCATGCCCGGCATGGGCGGCCGGAAGGCGACCAAGTCCCCGAAGAACAAACGCAAGCAGAAGCAGCAGAAGGGCGGCGGCCGGAGCAAGGTCGGCGGCGCCCGCGGCGGTGGCGCCCCCCGGGGCGCCGGCGGCACACCCCAGCTGCCCCCGGGGATGCCCCCGGGCGGGGCGTCCGGCGGCGACGACTTCACTCCGCCGAAGCTGGACTTCAACAAGCTCGGCAAGGGCAAGCCCGAACAGCGCGGCGGCTGA
- a CDS encoding cytochrome c oxidase subunit 4, which produces MKTEWRIFGGIAAFLLATSGVYGWWTWYSLGYIEWIGTIALLLSFFLSIMVGTYFLVIARRIDLRPEDRPEAEISEGAGEVGFFSPGSYYPMGIALAASVTGIGVAFWMWWLMVAGGIAVIVATSGMLFEYQTGSRRTAVE; this is translated from the coding sequence GTGAAGACCGAGTGGCGGATCTTCGGCGGGATCGCCGCCTTCCTGCTGGCCACCTCCGGGGTCTACGGCTGGTGGACCTGGTACAGCCTCGGCTACATCGAGTGGATCGGCACCATCGCGCTACTCCTGTCGTTCTTCCTGAGCATCATGGTCGGCACCTACTTCCTGGTGATCGCCCGTCGGATCGACCTGCGGCCGGAGGACCGGCCGGAGGCGGAGATCTCCGAGGGCGCTGGCGAGGTCGGCTTCTTCAGCCCCGGTAGCTACTACCCGATGGGGATCGCGCTCGCCGCTTCGGTCACCGGGATCGGCGTCGCGTTCTGGATGTGGTGGCTGATGGTCGCCGGCGGGATCGCGGTGATCGTCGCCACCAGCGGAATGCTCTTCGAATACCAGACTGGTTCGCGCCGCACCGCCGTCGAGTAA